A region from the Anaerohalosphaeraceae bacterium genome encodes:
- the gcvPA gene encoding aminomethyl-transferring glycine dehydrogenase subunit GcvPA, whose translation MPYISHTDQQRAQMLAEIGLKPEDLFSDIPPALWCRPLNLPEGLSEQEVRSRLAAIASKNYIHLTCFLGGGFYDHFIPAAVYALTSRSEFYTAYTPYQPEVSQGTLQAIYEFQSVICRLTEMEASNASLYDGGTALYEAMMMALRLTRRNKVIVDDSVNPIYRVMLHSYTRNLKIELTETENAGGLANREAIRRALDEQTAAVIVQNPNFFGCIDDFTDLAEAAHSKGALLIVSCYPISLGILKAPGAMGADIVTGEGQSLGLPMCFGGPYLGFMATRKEYVRQMPGRIVGQTVDAQGRRGFVLTLQAREQHIRRDKATSNICSNEALCALTALVYLCLLGKEGLRETAQLCADKASYAYQRLTAIPGVRPHFPAQWFFNEMVLDLPCEAAEAAAKLIERGYAAGFPLSRYYKGMNNSLLIAVTEKRTKQEIGMLAEELEAIL comes from the coding sequence ATGCCTTACATTTCCCATACGGACCAGCAGCGGGCTCAAATGCTCGCGGAGATTGGACTGAAACCGGAGGATTTGTTTTCCGATATACCGCCGGCGCTGTGGTGCAGGCCGCTGAATCTGCCGGAGGGCTTAAGCGAGCAGGAGGTGCGCAGCCGTCTGGCAGCGATTGCCTCCAAGAATTATATCCATCTGACCTGTTTTCTGGGCGGGGGGTTTTATGACCATTTCATTCCGGCGGCGGTGTATGCCCTGACAAGCCGAAGCGAGTTTTACACGGCCTATACGCCGTATCAGCCGGAGGTCTCGCAGGGGACGCTTCAGGCGATTTATGAGTTTCAGTCCGTCATCTGCCGGCTGACGGAGATGGAGGCGTCGAATGCATCGCTGTACGACGGGGGAACGGCGCTGTATGAGGCGATGATGATGGCGCTGCGGCTGACGCGCCGCAACAAGGTGATTGTGGATGATTCGGTCAATCCGATTTATCGGGTGATGCTGCATTCCTATACGCGAAACCTGAAGATTGAGCTGACGGAAACGGAAAATGCCGGCGGACTGGCCAATCGGGAGGCGATACGCAGGGCCCTCGATGAGCAGACCGCTGCGGTGATTGTGCAGAATCCGAACTTTTTCGGGTGCATCGATGATTTTACGGATTTGGCCGAGGCGGCCCATTCGAAAGGGGCGCTGCTGATTGTCTCGTGTTATCCGATTTCGCTGGGGATTCTGAAGGCCCCCGGGGCGATGGGGGCGGATATTGTGACAGGGGAGGGACAAAGTCTGGGGCTGCCGATGTGCTTCGGGGGGCCGTATCTGGGCTTTATGGCGACGCGGAAGGAGTATGTGCGTCAGATGCCCGGGCGGATTGTGGGGCAAACCGTCGATGCCCAGGGTCGGCGCGGATTTGTGCTGACGCTTCAGGCGAGGGAACAGCATATTCGCCGCGACAAGGCGACGTCCAATATTTGCTCCAATGAGGCGCTCTGTGCCCTGACGGCGCTGGTGTATTTGTGTCTGCTGGGCAAGGAGGGGCTGCGGGAGACGGCGCAGCTGTGTGCGGACAAGGCCAGTTATGCCTATCAGCGGCTGACGGCGATTCCCGGGGTGCGGCCGCATTTTCCGGCGCAGTGGTTTTTTAATGAGATGGTGCTGGATTTGCCCTGCGAGGCGGCGGAGGCGGCTGCCAAACTGATTGAGCGGGGCTATGCGGCGGGTTTTCCCCTGAGCCGCTATTACAAGGGGATGAACAATTCGCTGCTGATTGCCGTGACGGAAAAGCGCACCAAACAGGAAATCGGAATGCTGGCGGAGGAGCTGGAGGCAATTTTATAA
- the bioB gene encoding biotin synthase BioB yields MNQVIKSHAEYILSGGMLNRQQAYELAQAGQTDFEDLLYWADRIRRHFFGETVHLCSIVPGRLGGCSQDCAFCAQSVHYDTAVDKKPRLLTEEEIVSAAAQAKAGRVNHFGIVTSGRSVPAEELERLERIIRRLRQEFGIRVCAALGILDEEAMRRLAAAGVERYNHNLETSERHFPNIVKTHRYEERVATIRAALKAGLKVCAGGIFGIGETLEDRIDMAMELRALGVDMVPLNFLHPIPGTPLGTMPPLAPREILQIVALYRFLLPQTHLKVAGGRVKNLRDLQSWIFRAGCTSIISGNYLTTAGRAVEEDKQMIIDLGLRPSACC; encoded by the coding sequence ATGAATCAGGTGATTAAATCACATGCAGAGTATATTTTGTCCGGCGGAATGCTGAATCGTCAGCAGGCCTATGAGTTAGCCCAGGCGGGACAAACGGATTTTGAAGACCTCCTGTATTGGGCGGACCGGATTCGGCGGCATTTTTTCGGAGAAACGGTGCATCTTTGTTCCATTGTGCCGGGGCGGCTGGGCGGATGCAGTCAGGATTGTGCGTTTTGTGCGCAATCCGTTCATTATGATACAGCGGTGGACAAAAAGCCGCGTCTGCTGACGGAGGAAGAGATTGTCTCGGCGGCGGCCCAGGCCAAGGCCGGCCGGGTCAATCATTTCGGAATCGTAACCAGCGGCCGTTCGGTTCCGGCAGAGGAATTGGAGCGGCTGGAGAGGATTATCCGCCGACTCCGTCAGGAGTTCGGGATTCGGGTCTGTGCGGCGCTGGGAATCCTCGATGAAGAGGCAATGAGGCGGCTGGCTGCGGCGGGCGTGGAGCGATACAACCATAATTTGGAGACGTCCGAGAGGCATTTTCCGAATATTGTAAAGACTCATCGATACGAGGAGCGGGTTGCGACGATTCGGGCCGCTCTGAAGGCGGGGCTGAAGGTCTGTGCGGGCGGCATTTTCGGCATTGGAGAGACACTCGAAGACCGGATTGATATGGCGATGGAACTGCGGGCTCTGGGGGTGGATATGGTGCCGCTGAACTTTCTGCATCCAATCCCTGGGACACCGCTGGGGACGATGCCGCCCCTGGCTCCTCGGGAGATTCTTCAGATTGTTGCCCTATATCGGTTTCTTCTCCCGCAGACGCATTTAAAGGTGGCGGGGGGACGTGTGAAGAACCTGCGGGATTTGCAAAGCTGGATATTCCGGGCAGGCTGTACGAGCATCATCAGCGGCAATTACCTGACCACGGCGGGCCGGGCGGTCGAAGAAGACAAACAAATGATTATCGATTTGGGACTGCGGCCGTCTGCGTGCTGCTGA
- a CDS encoding AI-2E family transporter, whose protein sequence is MTAQPSSHPTPAGSSGPSTVSQILIPLAALVIIIAGLRAAVSIIVPFLMAVFLAIIATPALFWLQKKRISTGIAVLIISLVILIVGLLLGALLAATIADFTRALPEFEKNLQKTIVEWTEWFSPSAPTFPDSATGEESIGRRAEEKVNEILRLIQNSIQRYIHPDEIVNILKDLLSQLGSILTNGFLIFLTTVFILLEASILPDKIRAAMQQSPQTFENLARMADDVKRYLAIKTAISLLTGLLITIWLIVMKVNYAVLWGLIAFLLNFVPTIGSLVAAVPAVLMALLQLGPGTALLTALGYLVINVVIGNFIEPRTLGKHLGLSVLVVFLSLVFWGWILGPFGMLLAVPLTMLVKIILQSRPDTQWLATLLGSEKPPLPTGKK, encoded by the coding sequence ATGACAGCACAGCCGTCTTCGCATCCGACTCCCGCCGGTTCGTCCGGCCCTTCCACCGTCTCGCAGATTCTCATCCCCCTGGCAGCCCTTGTGATTATCATTGCGGGTCTGCGGGCGGCTGTCTCCATTATTGTGCCCTTTCTGATGGCTGTTTTTCTGGCCATCATTGCCACACCGGCCCTTTTCTGGCTTCAGAAAAAACGGATTTCCACCGGCATTGCCGTGCTGATAATCTCCCTCGTCATCCTGATTGTCGGTCTGCTTCTGGGGGCTTTGCTGGCCGCTACCATCGCCGACTTTACCCGCGCCCTGCCGGAATTCGAAAAAAATCTCCAGAAAACCATCGTGGAATGGACGGAGTGGTTTTCGCCCTCGGCCCCCACCTTCCCAGACAGCGCCACCGGCGAAGAATCCATCGGCCGACGAGCCGAAGAAAAAGTCAATGAAATCCTCCGACTCATTCAAAATTCCATCCAGCGTTATATCCATCCGGATGAAATCGTAAACATCCTCAAAGACCTGCTGTCTCAGCTGGGCAGCATCCTGACCAACGGCTTTCTCATCTTCCTGACAACGGTTTTTATCCTGCTGGAGGCTTCGATTCTGCCGGACAAAATCCGTGCCGCCATGCAGCAGTCGCCCCAGACCTTTGAAAACCTTGCCCGAATGGCCGATGACGTCAAACGCTACCTGGCCATCAAAACCGCCATCAGTCTCCTGACCGGCCTGCTGATTACCATCTGGCTGATTGTGATGAAGGTCAATTATGCCGTCTTATGGGGCCTGATCGCCTTTTTGCTGAATTTTGTCCCAACCATCGGCTCTCTGGTGGCCGCGGTGCCTGCTGTTCTGATGGCCCTCCTTCAGCTCGGCCCCGGTACCGCCCTGCTGACAGCGCTCGGTTATTTGGTGATCAATGTGGTCATCGGCAATTTTATTGAACCGCGAACCCTCGGCAAGCACCTGGGGCTGTCCGTGCTGGTGGTGTTCCTGTCTCTGGTTTTCTGGGGGTGGATTCTGGGCCCCTTCGGGATGCTGCTGGCAGTCCCGCTGACAATGCTGGTCAAAATCATCCTTCAGAGCCGCCCGGACACCCAGTGGCTGGCTACCCTGCTCGGTTCTGAAAAACCGCCCCTGCCGACCGGCAAAAAATAG
- the hisS gene encoding histidine--tRNA ligase, which yields MKIPPVKGTRDFYPPQMAVRNFIVEGWKAASRRSGFEEYDGPIFEYLSMYQIKSGEEIVEQLFSLTDRGGRQLAIRPEMTPTLARMVNQQIHTLPRPIKWFSVPRLCRAERPQKGRLREFFQWNLDIVGADDVLADAEVIFCAVDYLRSTGLTAQDIVVRLSSRRLLAALLEEAGASEEQLAAIYGVLDKKAKVPAEAFEAMLQEAVPSDQTRGRILQVMNSRSLDELEPKTSEGKDAMEELRRLFSLLDLMGIGEYVQFDIGVVRGLAYYTGVVYEIYDRGASLRAICGGGRYDNLLKDFGGPAVSATGMGMGDCVLEILLREKGLLKDENLPTRRLDYYVVFAGEQWASEAVRLAAQIRLAGWACDFSYKGGNLGKQLKQADQSGAERAVILGQEYTAGKLVVKEMKSGRQEEVSTDEFLASLKRM from the coding sequence GTGAAGATACCGCCGGTCAAAGGGACACGGGATTTTTATCCGCCGCAGATGGCGGTTCGGAATTTTATCGTTGAGGGGTGGAAGGCGGCCTCCCGCCGAAGCGGGTTTGAAGAGTACGACGGCCCGATTTTCGAATATCTTTCGATGTATCAAATCAAAAGCGGCGAGGAAATCGTTGAGCAGCTGTTTTCACTGACGGACCGGGGCGGTCGGCAGTTGGCGATTCGTCCGGAGATGACGCCCACGCTGGCCCGAATGGTCAATCAGCAGATTCATACGCTGCCGCGTCCGATCAAATGGTTTTCCGTGCCGCGGCTTTGCCGGGCGGAGCGACCCCAGAAGGGGCGTCTGCGGGAGTTTTTCCAGTGGAATCTGGATATTGTCGGGGCGGACGATGTGCTGGCGGATGCGGAGGTCATCTTCTGTGCGGTGGATTATCTTCGCTCCACAGGGCTGACGGCGCAGGATATTGTGGTACGGCTCTCAAGCCGGCGGCTGCTGGCGGCTCTGCTGGAGGAAGCGGGGGCGTCGGAAGAGCAGCTGGCGGCCATTTATGGGGTGTTGGATAAGAAAGCCAAGGTGCCGGCGGAGGCGTTTGAAGCGATGCTTCAGGAGGCGGTGCCGTCGGACCAGACACGCGGACGCATTCTTCAGGTCATGAACAGCCGAAGTCTGGATGAACTGGAGCCGAAAACCTCTGAAGGCAAGGACGCAATGGAGGAGCTGCGCCGGCTGTTTTCGCTGCTGGACCTGATGGGAATCGGCGAGTACGTCCAGTTTGATATTGGAGTGGTTCGGGGACTGGCATATTATACCGGCGTGGTGTACGAGATTTATGACCGGGGGGCCTCGCTGCGGGCGATTTGCGGAGGCGGCCGGTATGATAATCTGCTCAAAGATTTCGGAGGACCGGCCGTATCGGCGACGGGAATGGGGATGGGCGATTGTGTTCTCGAGATTCTCCTGCGGGAAAAGGGACTTTTGAAGGACGAGAATCTGCCGACCCGCCGGCTGGATTATTATGTGGTGTTTGCCGGGGAGCAGTGGGCCTCAGAAGCGGTGCGGCTGGCGGCGCAGATTCGTCTGGCGGGCTGGGCCTGTGATTTCAGTTATAAAGGCGGGAATCTGGGCAAGCAGCTCAAGCAGGCCGACCAGTCCGGTGCCGAACGGGCGGTGATTTTGGGTCAGGAGTACACCGCCGGAAAGTTGGTAGTCAAAGAAATGAAAAGCGGCCGACAGGAAGAGGTCAGCACAGACGAGTTTCTCGCTTCCCTGAAGCGGATGTAA
- a CDS encoding helix-turn-helix domain-containing protein: protein MKKKDVLTTGEVAKLCNVAPRTVTKWFDSGQLKGYRIPGSRDRRIPTSELIRFMKAHNMPTDALEKGQMKVLIIDSCPEKSRQFAETLQMKGSFEAICAHNSFDAGLLAEKFKPQIILVNLMSNAVNPQQLCTYVRQHQDLQYTKIIAVASGLNENETAALKKKGFDAVLTNPTDVDQAVKLIQDCCSVLH from the coding sequence ATGAAGAAAAAAGATGTTCTGACCACAGGAGAGGTAGCCAAACTGTGCAACGTGGCCCCTCGCACCGTCACCAAATGGTTTGATTCCGGACAATTGAAAGGATATCGTATCCCCGGTTCCCGTGACCGCCGTATCCCGACCAGCGAGCTTATCCGCTTTATGAAAGCCCATAATATGCCGACGGACGCCCTCGAAAAGGGGCAAATGAAGGTCTTGATTATCGACTCCTGTCCGGAAAAAAGCCGCCAATTTGCCGAGACACTTCAAATGAAAGGCAGTTTTGAGGCAATTTGTGCGCACAACAGTTTTGACGCAGGTCTTTTAGCAGAAAAATTCAAACCTCAGATCATCCTGGTAAACCTGATGTCCAACGCCGTCAACCCCCAGCAGCTCTGCACCTACGTCCGCCAGCATCAGGACCTGCAGTACACCAAAATCATCGCCGTCGCTTCCGGGCTGAACGAAAACGAAACCGCCGCCCTCAAGAAAAAAGGATTCGACGCCGTCCTCACCAACCCGACGGATGTGGACCAGGCCGTCAAATTGATTCAGGACTGCTGCTCCGTCCTGCACTAA
- a CDS encoding DMT family protein, which yields MKTILLLTISNIFMTFAWYGHLKFKDKPILIVILCSWLIAFLEYCFQVPANRIGHGIFTAAQLKTIQEVITLLVFCAFSILYLKEPLKWNYLVGFALIIGAVFFVFKKW from the coding sequence ATGAAAACGATACTCCTTCTGACGATTTCGAATATTTTTATGACCTTCGCCTGGTACGGGCATCTGAAATTCAAAGACAAACCGATATTGATTGTGATTTTGTGCAGCTGGCTGATTGCCTTCCTTGAATACTGCTTCCAGGTGCCGGCCAATCGTATCGGACACGGCATCTTCACCGCCGCCCAGTTAAAAACCATTCAGGAAGTGATTACCCTGCTGGTTTTTTGCGCCTTTTCCATCCTCTATCTTAAAGAACCCCTCAAGTGGAATTACCTCGTCGGTTTTGCCCTGATTATCGGGGCGGTGTTTTTCGTCTTCAAAAAATGGTAA
- a CDS encoding YkgJ family cysteine cluster protein — MFGEMERIVPVQKKSRKQKISEGADCRDCRGLCCRYFALPIDTPKTWKDYDDIRWYLSHRGVSVFVEKGDWYLQVDNRCKYLDRNHRCRQYPLRPRICRTYHTRNCEKTSSEYGYKLHFLNDEQMIEYMQKRFGADVLERLEKIETDKKKAKKSVRRKGRS, encoded by the coding sequence ATGTTCGGCGAAATGGAGCGGATTGTGCCGGTTCAGAAAAAAAGCAGAAAGCAGAAAATATCGGAAGGGGCGGATTGCCGCGACTGCAGGGGTCTGTGCTGTCGGTATTTTGCCCTGCCCATTGATACGCCCAAAACCTGGAAGGATTATGATGACATCCGCTGGTATCTGAGTCATCGCGGGGTTTCGGTTTTTGTGGAAAAGGGGGATTGGTACCTTCAGGTAGACAATCGCTGCAAATACCTGGACCGGAATCATCGGTGCCGTCAGTATCCGCTGCGCCCGCGCATCTGCCGAACATACCATACGCGAAACTGTGAAAAAACCAGCAGTGAGTATGGGTATAAACTGCATTTTCTCAATGACGAACAGATGATTGAGTATATGCAGAAGCGTTTCGGGGCTGATGTGCTGGAACGGCTTGAGAAGATAGAAACAGACAAAAAGAAAGCCAAAAAATCTGTTCGGCGAAAGGGGCGCTCGTGA
- the gcvH gene encoding glycine cleavage system protein GcvH, whose translation MIDPEARYLRTHEWAKDEGRGIFAVGLSSYALEQLGDIVYLELPEEGDTVEQGGTFGVVESVKAASDLYAPLGGEIVEVNQAAVDNPDMLKEDPYEEGWLIKIKASNPSEFEDLMDAKEYKQFLETEAE comes from the coding sequence ATGATTGACCCGGAAGCCAGATACTTAAGGACCCATGAGTGGGCCAAAGACGAAGGCAGGGGAATCTTTGCCGTCGGATTGAGCAGTTACGCCCTCGAACAGCTGGGGGATATTGTTTATTTGGAACTGCCGGAGGAGGGAGATACGGTGGAGCAGGGCGGGACGTTCGGGGTTGTAGAATCCGTCAAGGCGGCTTCCGATTTGTATGCCCCCCTAGGCGGGGAGATTGTCGAGGTCAATCAGGCCGCGGTGGATAATCCGGATATGCTCAAGGAGGATCCCTACGAGGAGGGCTGGCTGATTAAAATTAAGGCCTCCAATCCGTCTGAATTTGAGGACTTAATGGATGCCAAGGAGTACAAGCAGTTTTTGGAGACGGAAGCGGAGTAG
- the gcvT gene encoding glycine cleavage system aminomethyltransferase GcvT, translating to MKRTVLYDCHLECGGRLVDFAGWHMPVQYQKGILQEHLETRRSAGLFDVSHMGRFEIMGRRALELLRWVLTNDAAALPVGRAHYTLLADETGGAIDDAYLYRFLPEQWILVVNAANTYKDWEYLRRKAGEMGGGIQMKNISEELAMMALQGPQSESLLWGMIEGGQLPEPKRNALGAVRIAGCEVLVGRTGYTGEPVCFELFVPAKAAERLWCLFLERGACPVGLGARDTLRLEASLPLYGHEYGRDVTGREIPILACPAAKVGVNLKDPERRFIGRDALEEQSRTLKKGICAFRVLGKGVVRAGAVVFQGLREIGRVTSGTVVPYWVPRAVSCPHHCGHGAGWEAHFSGQTAQRAIGLAMLEGPLGAGALIEIDLRGRRVEAEVVKRNLDNSCGPITFAVV from the coding sequence GTGAAGCGGACGGTTTTGTATGATTGCCATCTGGAATGCGGGGGGCGTCTGGTGGACTTTGCCGGCTGGCATATGCCGGTACAGTACCAGAAGGGGATCCTGCAGGAACATTTGGAGACGCGGCGCTCGGCCGGTTTGTTTGATGTCTCTCATATGGGGCGTTTTGAAATCATGGGCCGACGAGCGCTGGAGCTTTTGCGATGGGTTCTGACCAACGATGCGGCGGCTTTGCCGGTCGGTCGGGCTCATTATACCCTGCTGGCGGATGAGACAGGCGGGGCGATTGATGATGCCTATCTGTATCGTTTTTTGCCGGAACAGTGGATTCTGGTTGTCAATGCGGCTAATACCTATAAGGACTGGGAATATTTGCGGCGAAAGGCCGGGGAAATGGGCGGGGGGATTCAGATGAAAAATATCAGTGAGGAGCTGGCTATGATGGCCCTTCAGGGTCCCCAATCTGAATCCCTTCTTTGGGGGATGATAGAAGGGGGGCAGCTGCCGGAGCCGAAGCGAAATGCCTTGGGGGCGGTTCGAATTGCGGGTTGCGAAGTGCTTGTGGGAAGGACGGGTTATACAGGGGAACCGGTCTGTTTTGAATTGTTTGTTCCTGCGAAAGCGGCGGAGAGGCTCTGGTGTCTGTTTTTAGAGAGGGGAGCTTGTCCGGTGGGATTAGGGGCACGGGATACGCTTCGGCTGGAGGCGTCTTTGCCGCTGTATGGTCATGAATACGGCCGGGATGTGACGGGGCGGGAGATTCCGATTCTGGCTTGTCCGGCGGCGAAGGTCGGGGTGAACTTAAAAGACCCGGAACGTCGCTTTATCGGTCGGGATGCCCTCGAGGAGCAAAGCCGCACTTTGAAAAAAGGAATTTGTGCGTTTCGTGTTCTCGGCAAGGGGGTTGTACGGGCCGGTGCAGTGGTTTTTCAGGGACTGCGGGAAATCGGGCGGGTCACGAGCGGCACGGTGGTGCCGTACTGGGTGCCGCGTGCGGTGTCCTGCCCGCATCACTGCGGTCATGGAGCGGGATGGGAAGCCCATTTTTCCGGTCAAACGGCACAGCGTGCCATCGGTCTGGCGATGCTCGAAGGGCCGCTGGGGGCGGGGGCTTTGATTGAGATTGACCTGCGGGGGCGTCGGGTCGAGGCGGAGGTTGTAAAAAGAAATCTTGACAATTCCTGCGGGCCGATTACGTTTGCGGTGGTGTAA
- a CDS encoding HYExAFE family protein, with product MESPNVYEAAFEAWLAERKISYRSIPQGRRREPERPKKRFDYLLCPESSVPILAEVKGRTFEGQSLVGRRGLDGWTTRLDLQGLQQWEDMFVRYYPGCRAVFVFVFCLKQPDVDADGLEVFVHNGRRFVFLAVEAGVYRACAIQRSPKWRTVTLKAEDFRRCTVPLEVYLETIWNESGD from the coding sequence ATGGAATCTCCGAATGTCTATGAAGCGGCATTTGAAGCCTGGCTGGCGGAGCGGAAAATTTCATATCGGTCCATACCGCAGGGACGTCGGAGAGAACCGGAGAGGCCGAAAAAACGGTTTGATTATCTGCTTTGTCCCGAAAGTTCCGTGCCGATTCTTGCGGAAGTGAAGGGGCGGACATTTGAAGGGCAGTCGCTGGTCGGACGGCGCGGACTGGACGGCTGGACGACACGGCTGGATTTGCAGGGGTTGCAGCAGTGGGAGGATATGTTTGTCCGGTATTATCCGGGCTGCCGGGCGGTTTTTGTATTTGTTTTTTGTTTGAAACAGCCGGATGTGGACGCGGACGGCCTGGAGGTTTTTGTGCACAACGGGAGACGTTTTGTCTTTTTGGCTGTTGAGGCAGGCGTTTATCGTGCCTGTGCAATCCAGCGCAGTCCAAAATGGAGGACGGTTACCTTAAAAGCGGAGGATTTTCGAAGGTGTACCGTCCCGCTTGAAGTGTATTTGGAGACAATTTGGAATGAATCAGGTGATTAA
- the gcvPB gene encoding aminomethyl-transferring glycine dehydrogenase subunit GcvPB, with protein MKRKEKAMKLVFEKSAAGRRGLRIPKSDVPTSIHLKKEYLRAQPAALPELSELDVVRHFTELSRRNYGVDTNFYPLGSCTMKYNPKVCERIASYPGFAHLHPLLPQLRGGGMLTQGALEVLYETDLMLREICGMAAFTMQPMAGAHGELTGIMMMAAYHRDRGNHKTTVLVPDSAHGTNPASAAIAGYTVKTVPSDEHGCMSLSALKAMLNEETAGIMLTCPNTLGLFNPHVKEICELVHSVDGLAYYDGANLNAIVGKVRPGDLGFDIVHVNLHKTFATPHGGGGPGAGPVGVAEKLVDYLPVSVVVKREDGTYALEYNRPKSIGYIAPFYGNFGVILRAYVYLLMLGREGLERVAENAVLNANYIQEKLKAYYDVPHPGICKHECVLSAARQVKESGIHALDIAKALIDAGFHPPTMYFPTIVKESLMIEPTECESKETLDAFIEAMIAIAQKARTEPETLRAAPITTPVGRLDETKAARELNIACL; from the coding sequence ATAAAAAGGAAAGAAAAAGCGATGAAGCTTGTGTTTGAAAAAAGTGCGGCGGGGCGGCGGGGCCTGCGGATTCCGAAATCGGATGTGCCGACGAGCATCCATTTGAAGAAGGAATATCTGCGGGCGCAGCCGGCGGCGCTGCCGGAACTGTCGGAACTGGATGTGGTGCGGCATTTTACGGAACTGTCACGGCGCAATTACGGCGTGGATACGAATTTTTATCCGCTGGGCTCGTGCACGATGAAATACAACCCGAAGGTCTGCGAGCGGATTGCGTCGTATCCGGGCTTTGCGCATCTGCACCCGCTTCTGCCGCAGCTGCGGGGCGGCGGAATGCTCACGCAGGGGGCGCTGGAGGTGCTGTATGAGACGGACCTGATGCTGCGGGAAATCTGCGGGATGGCGGCTTTTACGATGCAGCCGATGGCCGGCGCGCACGGAGAGCTGACGGGAATTATGATGATGGCGGCCTACCACCGCGACCGCGGCAATCACAAGACCACGGTGCTGGTGCCGGACAGTGCCCACGGGACGAATCCGGCCAGTGCGGCGATTGCGGGTTATACAGTCAAGACCGTGCCCAGCGACGAGCACGGCTGTATGTCGCTGTCGGCCCTGAAAGCGATGCTGAACGAAGAGACGGCGGGCATTATGCTCACCTGTCCGAATACGCTGGGGCTGTTTAATCCCCATGTCAAGGAGATTTGCGAGCTGGTGCATTCGGTGGACGGGCTGGCTTATTATGACGGGGCGAATCTGAATGCGATTGTCGGCAAGGTGCGGCCGGGGGATTTGGGCTTTGATATTGTGCATGTGAATCTGCACAAGACCTTTGCCACGCCGCACGGCGGAGGCGGCCCCGGTGCCGGTCCGGTCGGCGTCGCGGAAAAACTGGTTGATTATCTGCCGGTCTCGGTGGTGGTTAAGCGCGAAGACGGAACGTATGCGCTGGAGTACAATCGCCCCAAGTCAATCGGCTATATCGCACCGTTTTACGGCAATTTCGGGGTCATTCTGCGGGCGTATGTGTATCTGCTGATGCTGGGCCGGGAAGGGCTGGAGCGGGTGGCGGAAAATGCCGTGCTGAATGCCAACTATATTCAGGAAAAACTCAAGGCATATTATGACGTGCCGCATCCGGGCATCTGCAAGCACGAGTGTGTTTTGAGTGCAGCCCGGCAGGTCAAAGAAAGCGGCATCCATGCCCTCGATATCGCCAAGGCGCTGATTGATGCGGGCTTTCATCCGCCGACGATGTATTTCCCGACGATTGTGAAAGAATCGCTGATGATTGAGCCGACGGAGTGCGAAAGCAAAGAGACGCTGGATGCGTTTATCGAGGCGATGATTGCGATTGCCCAAAAGGCCCGAACGGAGCCGGAGACCCTCAGGGCCGCTCCGATAACAACGCCGGTCGGACGGCTGGATGAGACCAAGGCGGCCCGGGAGCTGAATATCGCCTGTCTGTAG